Part of the Quercus lobata isolate SW786 chromosome 6, ValleyOak3.0 Primary Assembly, whole genome shotgun sequence genome, CTCACATGGTACCAGGATCACATGGCTAAGCACTACGATTCCCGGGTTCGATACAGAGACTTTTAGGTCGGAGATCTTGTTTTACGGAGGGTCATGGGCACCGCTAAAGACCCCACCAAAGGGaagctcggccccaactgggaaggaccccACCAAATCACGTCATGGTGGAGGAAAGGCACCTACCACCTGGAGAAGCTAGACGGACGAAAACTGCAGCATCtatggaacaccgagcacctacAAAAATACTACCAGTAATGATGAGGGCATGAAGAACAACCCCTTTTATTTCTAGTTTACCTTAGTTAATTTCAGTTATATTCCTCAGttttttcatttacttttgttttgctACAATACTTTCTTTAAACCCAAAGGGTAGGTTTTTTCAGATAACTACTTTTCTACAAATGGTTTATCATAATAAGAGGAGGTTATTCAGACATGACTAATGTTTTTTTCTACAAGTCTGTAAAGTGGACGAATTTATTATTaatgtccataaagtggacaacTTTgttaagtccataaagtggacgagtcCATAAAATGGATGAGTTTATAACACAAAGTGGACGAATTCATTATTAATGCCCATAAAGTGGACGACCTCATCCCAGAAGGATGAAGAATCATcatgtccacaaagtggacgagtttatcaTCAGGACAAGTTCATTACCTAGTCCACAAAATGAACGAGTTTATTACTTAGTCCATAAAGTTAACGAGCTTAGTTGTCCCTAAAAGCGGACGAGTTTATTTGTAAGCTCATAAAATAGACGAGTACAGCCTAAAAGGATTAATGCTAGTCCAAAAAGGACAAGTTCACCAGAAAGTATGAGGAATGGGCAAGCTCATCCATTGTTATCATAAAATCTTTTAGTATATAAACTTGCAAGTGAATGAGTTCACAAGATGACCCATAAGGTTGACGGATTAATAGTTGATATAAACGGACTTATAAAGCCCAAGTTATTCCACGATGGCgttttaatcaataattaagGTGGGCAACAAAGAAGGGCTCATAACATAGTTAACAAAGCTGTCGAGATAATTAAACAAATTACGAATTCATCTTATTAAAGTTGACGAGACCAATAGAATAGACCTATGGACGGGTCTGTGAAGTGGACGAGTCCATTGTAAGGTTTATTAACTCTCAAACATTAGTTCAAGACAGAcgaatcaaaatttaaaatagacgGGTCCATGAGGTACATACACATGCCAATAAACAAACGCCCAAAGTGACAGATATAAATCAACGTAAAGTTTAGTCTTTACAAATTAAGCCCAAAAAGCAGTAGGGTGTTTTATAGAGTCTTAAAAATAGAgcaaatcaaaaggaaaaatacattAAATTATGAGGCTGAAGGGATTGGAGAGTTCCCGTCAATCTTCTCCTCGGCAACAAGGTCTTCGACGTTCACGAGTCCAGTGGACGGGACCAGAGAGGTGACGAGGGCATCTATGGCTGGCTGGGCGAGGACGACATTACCATCTTTTGGATTAGACTCCGTGGAGTCGTCAGTTTCCTCCTGGACAGTGTCGCCAGCAGGAGTTAACGGCAGGGGCTCGTCCATAGTAACCGTGGAAAAATCCAGGTGAGGGTAGAAGGACTTAACCTGCTTAAGGAAGTCCTCAAACTCTTCACTATAATATCCACCACAAAAATCTATGAATGGCTGAGAGGCCTTGTATTCATTTACGGAGTCAGCTTTGGCCGTCTCCACTTGCTCAAGGAGGGCCGTCAACTCTTTCTCTACTTTCTCCTTCGCTTCTTGCTCATTCATTCTCTGACGACCCTCCTCCCCCAGCTTACCCTTCAGATTTTTTACCTCCTCGTTAAGAGAGCAAATGGCACCCTTGTATTGTTCTTCCTCATCCGTCAAGAGCTCTATGCGCTTATGCAAGCGAGCAATCACTCCTTCTTTGGCGACACCCCTATCTTGCAAAGCTTTCATATGCACTAACGCCTACAAGGCACAATCACTGTCAGCTACTAGACAAATGAGTAAGTAAGAAAGTTGAACGCAAAGAAAAACGTACCCGAGCAAGATCAAAGAGGCCTGACACCCCTAACTTGTTAGGCCCCTACTTGGCATAAGGGTCTACATCCTTCTCTCTGATGATGGATCCCACCATCTCGATGGCGTAGTCTTTGTACATGAGAAGGCGACGGTCCGATTCCTGAGCAACAGGGCCCAATGCTGTCATCAGACCCTTACCTACGTCGTGGCCAGTCTTGGGGGGCATCGACTTTTTTAGGGATTTGTCTCCAACAGTAACAGAAGGCTTCTTGGGTGGACAATCGTCCTTTCCGTCGACTTTTCTCTTATGCGCACCCTTCCCGACGGCTTTTGAAGCTGACGAGGACGCCCCATCTCCCTTCGTCTTATTTTCTTCTACTGAGTAGCGGATGCACACACCTGCGCCCTCAACCTAGCAGCCTCCATTTCTGCAAAGGATATGTGAAGGGCATAAACTTAAGTGACGCCTAAGaagtaagaaaaagaagaataaagcGATGGAGGAAATAAGAAATACTCATGACGGTGAGAGTAAGTGTTTAGCCTGCGAGCTGTCGGGGTTGGCTTTGGACCACCACAGTACGTGTGTAGTGTGTCAAGGGTAATCAAATCCCTGCACTTGACCTTTTTGAATGGAATTTCAAGAACCCATTGGATGAAGGCCTTTTGCTTGTCAGTAATGGATGGGTGGACACTAgctgaaataaaaaaatgacgACATTAGAACACTTGCAAAAAGACTAAAAGGTTAGAAAAAAGATGACGGCATTAAACCTGAATCCTTAACAATGCCCCAAGTGTTATCAAAACCGTGGGGAATTGTATCCCACTCCTTCGGATGGCATACCCAATCCGTCCCTTTGACAAAAAAGTATATGTCCTTCCAATTCCTGTTGGAGTCGGGTATGTCTGATACAAGCCTCAGCACTTTTTTCCGAGCAGCAAAGTGATAAATCCCTTGTGACGAGACAATGTGTTGGGGTCGGTAGCACTAGAAGAACTCGTCTAGCATAAGCTGACGGTTCCCTCCGTTTAGATGACCCTACAAGATCTCCGCCCTTATGAAGATCCTCCAGGCATTAGGAGTGATCTGGCTGACAAACAGACCAAGGAAGTTAGCCAGCTAACGATGTAACGCCGTCAGTGGCAACCTCAATCCTGTTGCAAGTATGGCGTCATACATACCAGTATCCGTCGTCTCTCCAAAGTAGCACTTCTCGAACTTCCCAAGAAGACGGATTGGTATGTGATCGGGGATTTGGAAACGGATTCTCAAGTTCTTAAAAATGTTGGTCGTCATCTTTGGTAGGAAGTCATTGATGGTCTACATTTGAGGAAGAATGAATGGACGAGTGTGCCTACTTCCAGGGTTTCCCGAACTCCCAACCTCGGGGGTCCTATCATTCGCGTCATTTTCGTCCTTGTCACCCTTCATTACCCCGTCATCTTCAATCTCTCCCTCACCATCAACTTCTCCCTCGTCTATCTTTTCCTCATCTTCCTCTCCTATGTAATTTTCCCCATCCTCATCAAGAGAACGGGCTTACGTCTCTCTTTCTGGCGACCAGGAATGGCCCTCCTTGGGCTCCAGTCCTGTTTGGTAGACTTCGTCGTAGCTCGCTCCTTCACAGACTGACGACTGCTCACTAATCACTCCCCTAGACATTTTTTACTTACAAGCGACGGAGTTATTCTAAGTACCTAAGTTGACGGCCTCACTAAAAAGCTACACTATCAACTAAAATGCAGAAAATGATAGAtaggagaaaagaagagaagactTACCAAGTAAACGGTCTCTGGGAGAAGTGACGATCTCAACAAACGGATGAAGAGTGTAAAAGGACGACGGGAGCAAGGTTCTCCAAACAATAAGTTCTCTCTATGGATCGACAATAAAATGGGAAGAATGGGAAAGAACTGAGATATATATAGAATTAAAGGGTGCACAGAAGGCGAAGCGGCACCCTCATCCAGAAGCGGAACCAGTTGAAATGCCACACGTGTTCAAGCAATTAATGCAGGCTGCTCGAGGAAACGCCTATAAATGCTTCTTCCTTATTCCTgaataaatgaaattaaataaatggaaGTCACAAAAAACTGAACTCCATAACCCGTTAGCTTTAACTGACGAGGTTATGAagtagggggcaactgataaggataattttgtaatattggAACTTACCCATGACAAGGCATAGAGCGAGTTCCAAACCAACTCGTCAGTCTTGCGTCTATCAACACGTGACAAACAATAAGTCTACAAAGTTGACGGAATTAACTTAGGACGGGGATTGAAAGCTGACGTTGCTAATGATGAAGGGATGAACTAGACTGACGGTTTTAACGTAACCCTAACTTGGTCTCCACACATACATATAAGGAAATTTCTTGTGCCCCACACCCAATGTTGGTCAAAAAGACTCCTACAAGGGAAGGATTCCAAAAAATACGCTCAtgaggactcctataaggaaaagacttctaaatCAACGAAAGAGATGTCAACCTTTTTCTACTATAAAAGCTCCAATACCCTCACTAACCAAGGTACACATAATTCACCCCtagctctggcactctagagttatgagaagttctaacttgattttcggagggtatttggccggcaccacaccggtgctctctgtgaGGTCTTCTCTCTTTGTATTATGCAGGTGTTGTTTCGAGCACGTGAGGACTGTGTGACTTACTGTTGATTTTTCGACATCATCATAATGCATGCAATTAAGTCAAACAAAGGAATAAAATTAACTTGCATAGCATACACAactaacaaaaaattcaaatggaACAAATAATGCTTAGCCCGAACACACATGTAGTATAAACTAATAGACTTATAGTAAGCAATCAAAAAGGAAGTAGCACCACAAATTAATCCCCCACCCCACTCATATTTTATATGATAATGATATAACAGATACATTCAAAACAGGATTGGCGAGGAAAGTTTAtagtaaaagaaaggaaacttTTACTCACATTTTCTTAGGAATATGTGCTTAATGGAGACTCTACTTCTTCGATCTTTCATCATaccactaaaaaagaaaaaaacaaattgtacAAATTGCAGGCCAaatttgggaggagagagagagagagagcctttaATGACTTAAAAAACTCAGAACAAAGATTATGCATTTGAGAGATAGATGAAAGCAGAATGTGAAAATCTATGTGAGAGTGAAATTTTGTGTGAGTTTTAAGGGGTTAATGTGTTggaatgatttttatttttattttggttgaaaATGTGATCAAATATTTTTGAAAGGTTGTATGCTTTATGTTTATAGTTACAATGAATGGGATGCAAGGATTTTGTAGTGTGCATGTTAAATGTTCTTGCTTAAGTGAATGAGCATGATTGTTGTGGTTTTCTTAACTTCTGTGTTAAATGTTAATACatgtacaaaaattcaaaaatttaaagaacactaggcacaaaattagttatctaatttaaaatctaaattagattttctctcagctttacctttatatatatatatatatatatatttcatatttttcatgtgtTGGCATATTCTTTGACAAaccgcactttacttgtatttgggtaattTTAAGTGGTTTCTAGAATATCATGAAGTATGTCTTAGGACCTTATCAAGCTGTattattgaagacatgaagactgcaccaagaaataagttaagaaaagttgaaaaagtGAACCTCAACACTAGCTCGATACAAGAAATCTATCGAAAATTAATGAAGAGACTTGATACAaactcgacacctctcgatctatTGAGTTTTGCAAATCCAGAATTCtcagatttgtttttcaatCCATGATGACTTAGACTTCTAGGGTTTTGTTCACTAAACTTCTAGGGgatataaaaactttattttaaagttATCACAAGACACAAAGACTCAATTAGAGAATCTATACTCTTATTGTGAAGCTACTGCGTTCTTGTGCGCCTTAGGATTTTGTGACCAGGTGCTTCCTTCTCTACAAGTgtattgaagaactttgcatccaACAACAAGCTTCAAGTTGCtgggagttagtcacgtactagaaTTTGTGCAAAGGGAAGAAGTCTCTACAAAATCAATACCAATTGGGGATTAGTACATTAGAATAGAATAGGTTGGGGTAAAATTTCTTGTACTTGTAATATCTTGATTTTGATTAGTAATTCCTGGGAGTGGTGATTTGAAATTCACCCAgtagggtttttgccttgtGCGAGGTTTTCCTTATTAGttaacaaatcaccgtgtcaatatAATTTTCACTGCATTCTAgattatttggtgatttgtttgtgcttcCATAattttgcatgtaatttgacctaattaatcaatttggataattgaattaattaactgagGTCAATTTATAACCCCACGTTAAAAGTATTACAAGTTTTActataaaacttacaaattgattAGGTAACTTAAGTGTGCATTCCATTAAACACGTAAATATTTTCCATAAGTTAGATGgaagtaaaaaataactaaaataattttctagGACTAAAATAAGACTGAGGCAAAATTTaggacaaaaataaatttaaccgATACAAGTATCATACTTTGGTGAAATGCGACAGGCTGTGGGGGAACTGTTTAGGAGTCATTCTGCCATTAATGCGGTAGGCTAAGTTGGTACAATGTAttaaatgtggaggtgatggaTGCCTTATTAGGAAGCTTCCTCCTTTCAATACTTGCACGTCTCTACTTTCTTTCTCAGCCTTCAATCCTATGGCCTTGGTGGTTTATCTAAAGTCTCTTGAGGAGCATACGCTCCTCAGGGGGGTCACCTTCCTCGGTTTCACTATTTGGATTTTCTTGACTGTGCTACGCCTAAGCTGACGAATAGTTGAGTCCGACTACTCCTAAGTTGAGCCCAGTTGATGATCTTCCTTCTTTAGGCTTCCCCTTGCCACAATTAATATGACAAATTATTATGACAGCAACATTATTGTTAGTTGAATTCTACAGTTGTATGGGTGCAAAATTACTTGAGAGGGCGTGGCTTAATGGTAAGAAGCCTAAGACATCACAACTACAAGTTTAGAAATTGTGGATCAAATATTGATAAACTACATTAGTGCACTATCATCTGGTGCaccaaatgccaaaaatttggcattAGGCACACCAAACTTCAAAAAACCTCCAACATCAAATgttttaaatgctaaaaaatttggCATTGATGAACAGTACAATGCCATGTTTGGAACTGTATGGACAGAAAATGTTATAtgttttaaacatattttggtgttttttatTCCACTTTTTCTCTCCCACATCACACCTAAGTCCTCTCAATCTTTCTTCTCTCAGCCTCTCTCTTTGTTAGGTAGGGCTAcatgataaaaatatatttgttttgttgattttttaagGGTTTTATTAACCTATGTCCTTATGGCATatattaggaaatttttttatggaaaaatgattaacttttttgatagtttttttaaatCTTCATAAACAGTTTTCAAAAATGGATAGTTAATATATGCTCTAAGGGCATACATTAATCGGActcattttttaatatagatgaggtttgttttaaattattttaatgtgttataaTACtataatagaaaatgtgatgtacagtgtattgtaaaataatgtgttgaaatagataaaaataactttttaatataCTAAATACTAAATTTTGTTAGAAAAGCTAATAGGGCGTGAATTTcctattttcaataataaaaaaaaagtataggcACAAAATTTATGACATGAAACAGACTCATAGGACCAATCATAGAAGCAGGGCCGGCCCTAGCTTAGGCCAATTAGGCCATTGCCTAGGGCCCCCTTACTAGAGAAGGCCCCAAATTTGAGGGcaaattctatttatttatatatttattttttatatataaatatttttggaagatattaaaacattttagttaacattttttttttcactattaagAAGGTTCAAAGAATTAAGTAATgttagagatagagataagacAAATTTGAATAAATAGGTCTTACAAATAGACGTGTTACTAATCACAAGTAATTtaaataggaaaatgttaaaaatattataaattttactacataacttttatttattttattatttttatacaagataaaaattatattctaacctaatctaagtgtatatgtatgtgaaactttCTTCTAGAGACTTAAATCTCGGCCATTGCCACCCACACTCCACAagaacttatacttgtagagtgatcactgcaccaagggtgtgtggtggtctctataatttttataatttgatgtaacaatgaatatgataggtagatttcaacaaactattgaatgcatttttgaataaatatttgtaattgGTGATGTAGGGATAAAGTTTGGAGCCCAAGCCTACACTGTATGGAATCCTggtccaaaaagcccaatataatgaattttgtagagtatgagtcaaagaactaggtttagATGAGTTAAGCAGTGGCTTGCATGAGATTAAGGAACACACAGACAAGAACAAAAGCTATTATGATGAAATGACCTCCGGTCCGAGGagacttagaattttatttatgaatacaGATCACTATATTAGGGTTCTTTTGCATGTTACAGTATTCTCCCCTCTTTTTCTCATCCCTTTCTTATGGGAGCTTCTATACATTATATAGGCTCTTCCTAATCATCTGGACTTTACACTTATTGATCATCtaaacccccacttgagcacctatcccatcagacacccctttcagtcatttgtgagttgcggtagccaaggtaacactgttcaggggttttctccacattaatgcggccaggaaagtagctgcagtgcatttaatgtgatgGTGACAGCTTttgcttagatatttttgggttttcttccttttcatgtGTTGAGGGGGTGCGCTTCAGCGGTTTGAACATACCTCTGCTCCAGATTTTcagtgtccgaggaggagttcctcctcggaccctCTTTCTTTGTCTCCCGTGATAAGGCTTATAACGTAGATCATCTAAGTCACGTTGTCTCCTTGGACTCGCtagtgtcctcggacgggcccaaggcccaacttGTTAATTTGGGCCATAGCCCCCACAGGTGATCTGTCTTTGTAATtttcatgttgtaaattttataatatttttagcatttttgtaAGCCTTATGTCATTGTTTATATTCATTACAATACcagtttgtagtaaaatttgttacaactttagcatttttaaaaaaaaatatcatattaaagagtaaaaagaatggatttaaaaaatattattatataaaatgttagttaaatattatttaactgATGACGTAAAGATCCATTTGAAAATTTCACCTTAGGCCTCGAAAACACTTAGCCGGCCCTGCATAGAAGTCTATTATTTGAGCCTATGTTTGAGTGCCACTAGTCAAAATTAACTCCACGATTTAGCCACAATTCTtccaagtctttttttttttttttggctatagtCTTCCAAAGCCACTTCAGAAAATGGACTAGGATAATATCAACATAGAGTAGGACCGTTTATGTTAGTTAGAAATGATTTGTCACATCATCGCTTTGAATCTTTGTCTCCCGTTTAAATGATTTGAATAGCTACAaagtattatttatatatatcaacaaaatttcattaatatatatcataaaaaatattatttatttatttattttctattgagtttgttaaaaaatataatgccATTTTTCACCGAATATTGCTTTTTTAGCAATCTCTCTCATATAATAAAGATTCGCAAACGAGTATCATGTTTTTATCATTTGAAAGAGTAATGTAGCCAGTcactgtttgtttgttttgttttgttttgtttttttttttttttttttttttttttttttttttttttttactgttagtGTGTAAATAACACTGTCCTATTTATATTATCAGTAGGGGTGACAATTTTTACCAATATCCATAAACCCGTCCATTACTCACCTTATTTAgataagtcttaacccaacccatttgagtatttgggttaaatgaataaaaactcatttggttatttaattagatgggtCTTAATGGATAAATCCACTAATACCcactaaacccatctaaaatttaaaattaaataaacctaCTAATACCCACTGCACccttctaaaatctaaaattaaataaatagtataaCCTTTATATTTCTAAGCCCAAACATTCGGCCCTCAGTCTCACTCTCCCTcaaattttctcatattttcttaGTAACCAAACGCTTCCCCAAACACTTTAACAGAAAAGAAATCCCAAACCCTTCGTGAAATTCTCAAATGACAGAAACCCTACTCAGCCTCAGCCTCCTTAGACAAAACCCTCATCATCTGGTCCGCCCAAACCCTGACTCTCTTCCACCATCTCACCGGCCACTTTGAGGGCATCTCCGACCTCGCCTGGTTCTTTGACTCCCACTACATCTGCTCCGCCTCTGACGACCGCACTCTCCGCATTTGGGACGCACGCGCCTCCACCATCGACTCCTCCCATGTCAAGACCCTGAAGGGCCACTCCAATTTGGTCTTCTGCGTGAACTTCAGCCCCCAATCGAATCTGATTGTGTCTGGGTCTTTTGACGAAATAGTGCGTGTTTGGGAGGTGAAGACTGGGAAGTGTTTGCATGCTATTAAGGCGCATTTTATGCCTGTTACGTCTGTGCATTTCAATCGAGATGGGTCATTGATTGTATCGGCGAGTCATGATGGGAGTTGTAAGATTTGGTATTCGTCTAAGGGTATGCTTTTGAAAACGCTTATTGATGAGaaagttttgagaaaattagGGAAAAACTGTATTTCAGACTTTAGACTAAAGTTCAAGTTAGTTCTATGagtatttgtttgtttgcttaaaagattttttgattAGCTAGGTATTGGTTTGGGTGAGGAGAAGTTCTGTTTGGTTTGTGAGAAAGTTagggaaaataaatgaaaatgaaatggtTGATGTTGTTATAAAGCTAAAAGATTTTAATCCGATTTTCAAGGGTCCTGTTTGGTTTATGAGAAATTTTGTAGTTGCTAACTTAATGGGAAAATCTAGtaacaagttatttatttatttgggtcatattgggttaaatgggtgggttactaattaaatgggttggacGGGTAAcggataattaatttatatataaatgggtAATTACACACCCaatccatttatgacccaatCTGCCCATTTGCCACCCTGATTATCGGTAATCAAAACAACATTGTCTTTAAGAGCATTTCTAttctattcttaaaaaaaaaaaaaaaaagtattttacaTCACAAAAAACCACTTCATGTATTTTACATAATACTTTTTAAAACACTAAATACTATTCTTCATTTTTCGAtaagttattttaaaataatctaaaataatttttttaattgaactaaaaaaattaaaaaataattagcaCTCACTCCAACTTTACCAACGCTAccacaaaaaacacaaccacatcaataggaaaacaaaaatcatgaagaagaagaagaagaagaagaggaggttGAATTGCTTTGGCTAGTCTCCTCCGCCACTTCGTTGCAAATGGCATCTTCGCTGCAACCAAGGGCCAAATCGGCCTCCTAAACTCTACCCAGTACCCATTGCCAAATCAACCTTCTTAACACCATCACCAGAGCATCCAACCCAAATACTACAGTACAAACCACTACTAGAGACTCCAAACTCAATCACCATTTTACAACGATGATGACACCATGATCGATGGTAGCAGTCCTACAATGACAACAGCAACATCCAATGGCAAGGACAAAGATGACGAGAGagcagaggagagagagaacgGGTCTAACCAGGCCAAAGGAGAGAGACTGGGAGTGAATAAAAAGAGGGAATAAAAGAAATGCATGTTGGCTACAGTATCATCTAAAAATAGATGATACTCTGTAGCAATATGTAAAGCTT contains:
- the LOC115950012 gene encoding COMPASS-like H3K4 histone methylase component WDR5B, producing the protein MRQAVGELFRSHSAINAKPYSASASLDKTLIIWSAQTLTLFHHLTGHFEGISDLAWFFDSHYICSASDDRTLRIWDARASTIDSSHVKTLKGHSNLVFCVNFSPQSNLIVSGSFDEIVRVWEVKTGKCLHAIKAHFMPVTSVHFNRDGSLIVSASHDGSCKIWYSSKGMLLKTLIDEKVLRKLGKNCISDFRLKFKLVL